A genomic region of Desulfosarcina ovata subsp. ovata contains the following coding sequences:
- a CDS encoding FHA domain-containing protein — translation MIRLLVRFKDRTIKEFALDQIDTLSIGRNPTHHLVIDNYAVSGNHAVIRKADNRYVLKDTNSKNGTFLNGLTVKQATLKNGDVITIGKHSLVFLDRGRPRPQSLQGGLKTAALPGDPGPDHTMFMDTERYRRMLVESGDLPEIPAAPAYVAFLAGGNGRFDLSKSLVTIGRTYRCDIVMAGFFSFLAGDPAAAISKTTQHYYISSVGGWIKPKVNGQTVRGPVRLKDMDIIKIGSVVLQYASRVIV, via the coding sequence ATGATCAGACTGCTTGTGAGATTCAAGGATCGGACGATTAAAGAATTTGCCCTTGATCAAATCGATACGCTTTCCATTGGTCGGAACCCCACCCATCATCTGGTCATCGACAACTATGCCGTTTCCGGAAATCACGCGGTCATCCGTAAAGCAGACAACCGCTATGTATTAAAAGACACGAACAGTAAAAATGGCACCTTCCTCAATGGGCTGACGGTCAAGCAGGCAACCTTGAAAAATGGCGATGTAATTACCATTGGCAAACATTCGCTGGTTTTTCTCGACCGCGGCCGGCCGAGACCGCAATCCCTGCAAGGGGGGCTAAAAACAGCTGCCTTGCCCGGGGATCCCGGCCCGGACCATACGATGTTCATGGATACCGAACGCTATCGCCGGATGCTCGTCGAAAGCGGTGACCTTCCCGAGATTCCCGCGGCGCCGGCCTATGTCGCTTTTCTGGCCGGTGGCAACGGCCGTTTTGACCTGTCCAAAAGCCTGGTCACCATCGGCAGAACCTATCGATGTGATATTGTAATGGCCGGTTTTTTTTCCTTCCTGGCCGGCGACCCGGCGGCGGCCATCAGCAAAACCACCCAACATTACTACATCAGCAGTGTTGGCGGCTGGATTAAACCAAAGGTCAACGGGCAGACCGTTCGGGGACCGGTCCGCCTGAAAGACATGGATATCATCAAGATCGGTTCAGTGGTCCTTCAATACGCGTCCAGGGTGATCGTCTGA
- a CDS encoding PP2C family protein-serine/threonine phosphatase — protein MVTVQAAGFTDIGKVRKANEDSYLLDESIGLYLVADGMGGHRGGGVASRIAVETIGTSMASSLDESADDNNGLAVTPSDRLLQSIQLANWKIHEQSTTDEACRGMGTTVSALYFVDDCMITANVGDSPIYLLRNGEIEDLYIPHTLLHEYKKIPKSLEKRFSGAKLAHILTRAVGIRAEVKVDVAQTVCFADDIIVICSDGLSGKLSREEVRDLVYQNDVDAACKMLTELALRRGGEDNITVIVVRVSTVNSSPDQGLLKRIAGIPAWIASLFRNRHLG, from the coding sequence ATGGTTACGGTTCAAGCCGCAGGTTTCACGGATATTGGAAAAGTTCGCAAAGCCAATGAAGATTCCTATCTTCTCGATGAGTCCATCGGTCTTTATCTTGTGGCGGACGGTATGGGAGGCCATCGCGGTGGCGGGGTGGCCAGCCGGATTGCCGTGGAGACCATTGGCACATCCATGGCGTCGTCGTTGGACGAATCCGCTGACGATAATAATGGCCTTGCGGTGACGCCCAGCGATCGGCTTCTGCAAAGTATTCAACTGGCCAATTGGAAAATCCATGAACAATCCACCACGGATGAGGCCTGCCGGGGGATGGGCACCACAGTCTCGGCGCTTTACTTCGTTGACGATTGTATGATCACCGCCAATGTGGGAGACAGCCCCATTTACCTTTTAAGAAATGGGGAAATCGAGGATCTGTATATTCCCCACACCCTGCTGCATGAGTATAAAAAGATTCCCAAATCCCTGGAAAAGCGGTTCTCCGGCGCCAAATTGGCCCATATCCTGACCCGGGCCGTTGGGATTCGTGCGGAGGTCAAGGTGGATGTCGCTCAGACCGTATGCTTTGCCGATGATATTATCGTTATTTGCAGCGATGGTCTCAGCGGAAAACTATCCCGGGAAGAGGTCCGGGATCTGGTCTATCAGAATGACGTTGACGCGGCTTGTAAAATGTTGACGGAGTTGGCTCTCCGGCGCGGTGGGGAGGATAATATTACCGTTATCGTTGTACGGGTCTCCACCGTCAATAGCAGTCCGGACCAAGGTTTGCTGAAGCGGATTGCCGGCATTCCGGCATGGATTGCATCATTGTTCCGTAACCGTCATCTCGGTTAG
- a CDS encoding serine/threonine-protein kinase yields MKKWMIPIVFSVLCATVISAWELKAFVDRQVIYIRGAEPLLVDETSQSDQFVYYKADGKSGMFMKNDVVSVGSIRVEKKRPILSIIDRHKQQIFSRIGIDSKMTRLLDTRLLIFLILLILSFTAMKVGGVLLSRLRNRDFRRSGSTAVDAPNEALRWFPQESQEGSDFRDIALFFLELYRIQNGFPKDAPARFSMTPDSAKQKMKVFELGVKGSRDWLTRRMSIGPLGEDSGSKSKCFYAIYDTHMVIKIPPVPVTDIVKYVKDIRREVQISIQLAPVACIVPMVSVVLNKIKALPYASSLTAEQSEKQYIRLVEGNTEYQDYLKIGGRFAFFMELSNSFFVGRVIDELHAAKANIGDELMDVPDAAWDQEAFTTRYGLDSLSVFEGLQTLYHRCENEARRIIQAAGKADQVHSYQIKDWFLAAIAGKAPVGNQKEKDSSLIDQVNEGFAGIFKAHQPQMDALTQLLKAQLEIKTFLKSRHQIENIASNMLQLLCLLEEKKVALRDLKPDNLFFAADPDSYPIFLNNAEDFSIGVIDVETAVSLDPTKDGTIAQPLLGGTPLYATPLHILKNDTITANFGSLAKALHYQDWYAAMAIIFKAVTGNNLFPRAARSFPEMLKILKSGRSKSDPDETTVKAMSHKFWSAATADLKAQLAIHSAVLTQVSLDLPEAMVPVIREQLEREKAALTRFIGKQIAETTLLKSEKNRTFLLTAASPDIARQIERWQNHADLPESHRGLAPQMVAFLNNLNRLKQRAAEKQDILADLSAPPYPLSAHVLLESMFQIVHKVLN; encoded by the coding sequence ATGAAGAAATGGATGATCCCGATTGTATTTTCAGTTCTTTGCGCCACAGTGATTTCCGCTTGGGAATTGAAGGCGTTTGTCGATCGCCAGGTGATTTATATCAGGGGGGCAGAGCCGCTTCTGGTTGACGAGACCAGCCAGTCGGACCAGTTCGTTTATTACAAAGCGGATGGAAAGTCCGGCATGTTCATGAAGAACGATGTTGTCTCCGTGGGATCGATTCGTGTGGAAAAAAAACGCCCGATCCTGTCGATTATTGATCGGCACAAGCAGCAAATTTTTTCCCGAATCGGAATTGATTCGAAAATGACCCGCCTCCTTGACACCCGCCTGCTGATTTTTTTGATCTTGCTGATTCTCTCGTTCACAGCCATGAAAGTGGGCGGAGTGCTTTTATCCCGTCTCCGAAACAGAGACTTTCGGCGATCCGGTAGCACTGCCGTGGACGCGCCCAATGAAGCGTTGCGGTGGTTCCCCCAGGAGAGTCAGGAAGGCTCCGATTTTCGCGATATCGCCCTTTTTTTTCTTGAGCTTTACCGTATTCAGAATGGCTTCCCCAAGGATGCACCCGCCCGGTTTTCCATGACCCCGGATTCCGCCAAACAAAAAATGAAAGTGTTTGAGCTGGGCGTCAAGGGCAGCCGCGACTGGCTGACCCGCCGTATGTCCATCGGCCCCCTGGGCGAAGACTCCGGAAGTAAAAGCAAATGCTTTTATGCCATTTATGACACCCACATGGTGATCAAGATACCACCGGTTCCGGTGACCGACATCGTCAAATATGTCAAAGATATCCGCCGGGAAGTACAGATATCTATTCAGCTTGCACCGGTGGCGTGTATCGTCCCGATGGTGTCGGTCGTGCTTAATAAGATCAAAGCACTGCCCTATGCGTCGAGCCTGACGGCCGAGCAGTCCGAAAAACAGTATATCCGCCTGGTCGAAGGGAATACCGAGTATCAGGACTATCTTAAAATCGGCGGCCGATTTGCTTTTTTCATGGAATTGAGCAACAGCTTTTTTGTCGGGCGGGTCATCGATGAATTGCATGCTGCCAAGGCCAACATCGGCGATGAATTGATGGATGTACCGGACGCGGCCTGGGATCAGGAGGCCTTTACCACACGCTATGGCCTGGATTCACTGTCTGTTTTCGAAGGCCTTCAGACGCTGTATCATCGTTGTGAAAATGAGGCCAGGCGGATCATTCAGGCTGCGGGCAAGGCAGACCAGGTTCATTCTTATCAGATTAAAGACTGGTTTCTTGCGGCCATTGCCGGCAAAGCCCCCGTCGGTAATCAAAAAGAGAAGGATTCGTCCCTCATCGACCAGGTGAATGAAGGGTTTGCCGGGATTTTCAAAGCGCATCAACCACAAATGGATGCACTGACACAGCTGTTGAAGGCCCAGCTGGAAATTAAAACATTTTTAAAAAGTCGCCATCAGATTGAAAATATCGCCTCCAACATGCTGCAGTTGCTTTGCCTGCTGGAGGAAAAAAAAGTTGCCTTGCGCGACCTCAAGCCGGACAATCTTTTTTTTGCGGCGGATCCGGACAGCTATCCGATATTTTTAAATAATGCTGAAGATTTTTCAATCGGCGTGATCGATGTGGAAACCGCGGTTTCCCTGGATCCGACGAAGGACGGGACCATCGCGCAGCCACTTCTCGGCGGGACCCCTCTTTATGCCACACCGTTGCACATCCTGAAAAACGATACCATTACCGCAAATTTTGGCAGCTTGGCCAAAGCGCTTCATTACCAGGACTGGTATGCAGCCATGGCGATTATTTTCAAGGCAGTTACCGGAAACAACCTTTTTCCCCGGGCAGCCCGGTCCTTTCCGGAAATGCTGAAAATTCTCAAATCGGGGCGTTCAAAATCCGATCCTGATGAAACCACCGTAAAAGCCATGAGCCATAAATTCTGGTCTGCGGCAACGGCTGATCTCAAAGCTCAGCTGGCCATCCATTCCGCTGTGCTAACTCAGGTAAGCTTGGACCTCCCTGAAGCCATGGTTCCCGTGATCCGTGAGCAGCTGGAACGGGAAAAGGCCGCCCTCACTCGTTTCATTGGCAAGCAGATTGCTGAAACAACGCTTCTTAAAAGTGAGAAAAACAGAACTTTTTTGCTTACGGCCGCAAGCCCGGATATCGCACGGCAGATCGAGCGCTGGCAGAATCATGCCGATTTGCCTGAATCCCATCGTGGGCTGGCACCCCAGATGGTCGCTTTTCTAAACAATCTGAATCGGCTGAAACAGCGGGCAGCGGAAAAACAGGATATCCTTGCCGATCTCTCCGCCCCACCATATCCGCTGTCGGCTCATGTCTTGTTAGAATCCATGTTCCAAATTGTCCATAAAGTCCTGAACTAA
- a CDS encoding TetR/AcrR family transcriptional regulator codes for MFAPLKPEVYKRLEQAVLDIFSHSDFHKANIRDVATRAGVSFSTIYKHYGSKEHLVFAFVDVWLGKLTDRIYDHLQGIEDLKEKMRKVLWLQLDYYERNPGLARIIFMTLPMKTWMADETFKQKKMINMYLEVLRNGQKEGVLNPNVRAGVLLDFMLGIVQRAFTMWISRGQQGRLTDQANTLFQMIWRAIANPDTK; via the coding sequence ATGTTCGCACCCCTTAAACCTGAAGTTTACAAACGGCTGGAACAGGCTGTTCTGGACATCTTCTCCCACTCCGACTTCCACAAGGCCAATATCCGCGACGTGGCTACCCGGGCAGGGGTGAGTTTTTCCACCATCTACAAACACTATGGATCCAAGGAGCATCTGGTCTTCGCCTTCGTGGATGTCTGGCTGGGTAAATTGACCGACCGGATCTACGATCACCTTCAGGGGATCGAGGACCTCAAGGAGAAGATGCGCAAGGTTCTCTGGCTGCAACTGGACTACTACGAGCGCAACCCCGGGCTGGCCAGAATCATTTTCATGACCCTGCCCATGAAAACCTGGATGGCCGACGAAACCTTCAAGCAGAAGAAGATGATCAACATGTACCTGGAGGTGCTGCGCAACGGTCAGAAGGAAGGCGTCCTCAATCCCAATGTACGGGCCGGGGTGCTATTGGATTTCATGCTCGGAATCGTCCAGCGCGCCTTTACCATGTGGATTTCCAGGGGGCAGCAGGGCCGCCTGACCGATCAAGCGAACACGCTTTTTCAAATGATTTGGCGAGCCATCGCCAATCCCGATACAAAATGA
- a CDS encoding ISNCY family transposase, whose amino-acid sequence MAQVFWVWIGFSLDKCSTISAFQSAMQQTKGKNNAQSLFGLTQIPCTNHIKSLMDEVHPSYVTPVFKYLFDGLEKSGHLDGFRSYDNNLLVAFDGTQYFASNTIHCDNCSRKHHKNGTVTYSHSVVTPVIVAPENNKVIALQPEFITPQDGHDKQDCENAAAKRWIDQYAAEYQPFGITVLGDDLYCKQPICKKLLDQELDFILVCKPDSHKTLYQWLDELDAMQTIETVVEKRWTGKTHEIDTYRFANKLPLRDSENAIDVNWCELTTTLPDGKIVYKNAFATNFEVSKSNVKQIVKDGRARWKVENENNNVLKNRGYNIEHNFGHGNKHLSSLLLTFNLLAFLFHTVLELMDEKYSLVRAELPTRKTFFDDVRALTRYMYFPSWEAMLTFMMRGLEIEYADTS is encoded by the coding sequence TTGGCCCAAGTTTTTTGGGTATGGATAGGTTTTTCTCTTGACAAGTGTTCAACCATATCAGCTTTTCAATCCGCTATGCAGCAAACAAAAGGCAAAAACAATGCGCAATCACTTTTCGGCCTCACTCAAATTCCCTGTACCAACCACATCAAAAGTTTAATGGACGAGGTCCATCCCTCTTATGTCACGCCCGTGTTCAAATATCTTTTCGACGGATTGGAAAAATCCGGTCATCTGGACGGGTTTCGCTCATACGACAACAATTTATTGGTTGCCTTTGACGGAACGCAGTATTTTGCTTCAAATACAATTCATTGTGATAATTGTAGTCGCAAGCACCATAAAAATGGAACCGTAACCTATTCGCATTCAGTCGTGACCCCGGTGATTGTGGCACCGGAAAACAATAAGGTGATTGCTTTGCAACCGGAATTTATTACCCCCCAGGATGGCCATGATAAACAAGATTGCGAAAACGCGGCAGCAAAACGCTGGATCGATCAATATGCGGCGGAGTATCAACCTTTTGGCATCACTGTATTGGGCGATGATCTATACTGTAAACAACCGATTTGCAAAAAACTATTAGATCAAGAACTTGATTTCATTTTGGTCTGTAAACCCGATTCTCATAAAACCCTTTACCAGTGGCTGGATGAATTGGACGCCATGCAGACCATCGAAACCGTGGTGGAGAAGCGCTGGACCGGCAAAACCCATGAAATCGATACGTATCGCTTTGCCAACAAACTGCCGCTACGTGATAGTGAAAACGCCATTGATGTTAATTGGTGCGAACTGACAACAACCCTGCCCGATGGAAAAATCGTGTACAAAAACGCATTTGCAACCAATTTTGAAGTTTCAAAGAGCAACGTCAAGCAAATTGTCAAAGATGGCCGAGCACGCTGGAAAGTCGAGAACGAAAATAATAATGTTTTGAAAAACAGAGGCTATAATATTGAACACAACTTCGGTCACGGGAACAAGCACCTTTCATCATTATTGCTGACCTTCAACTTGTTAGCCTTTCTGTTCCATACCGTTCTTGAACTGATGGATGAGAAGTACAGCTTGGTTCGTGCTGAGTTACCAACGCGCAAAACCTTTTTTGACGATGTGCGCGCTTTGACGCGATATATGTATTTTCCCAGTTGGGAGGCGATGTTAACTTTTATGATGCGAGGCCTGGAGATCGAATACGCAGACACCAGTTAA
- the queA gene encoding tRNA preQ1(34) S-adenosylmethionine ribosyltransferase-isomerase QueA: protein MYALYDYDYHLPERLIAQNPAAQRDGSRLLHLCRNNGTLAHRQFHDLVELLAPSDILVVNDTRVVPGRLHGRKETGGKAELLILDYGEPAFAEGDDERRVYHCLIKASKQAAAGTRIYFAEGLVAEVQDFADGIYKVAFSAPGSFDDLLGRIGRMPLPPYIKRDAADPDDADRRRYQTVYAKSQGAIAAPTAGLHFTDTILNRIREKGVTITPVTLHVGYGTFVPVRVGDIRDHRMHEEWFSISTETARQVNQAKDEGRRVVAVGTTSVRTLEYAARENGRLLPGSGRCDLFIYPGYTFRIIDAMITNFHLPKSTLLMLVSAFAGRKTMLQAYAEAVREKYRFFSYGDAMMIE from the coding sequence ATGTACGCACTTTACGATTATGATTACCACCTGCCGGAGAGATTGATCGCCCAGAACCCGGCAGCGCAGCGCGACGGTTCACGACTGCTGCACCTTTGCCGCAACAACGGAACCCTGGCCCACCGGCAGTTTCACGATCTGGTCGAGCTGCTGGCACCTTCGGATATTCTGGTGGTCAACGACACGCGTGTGGTGCCGGGGCGCCTGCACGGGCGCAAGGAGACCGGCGGCAAGGCCGAACTGCTGATTCTCGATTACGGAGAGCCGGCGTTTGCTGAAGGCGACGACGAACGGCGGGTGTATCACTGCCTGATCAAGGCGTCCAAACAGGCCGCTGCCGGGACCCGCATTTATTTTGCCGAAGGTCTGGTCGCCGAGGTTCAGGATTTTGCCGACGGCATTTATAAGGTGGCTTTTTCCGCGCCCGGATCCTTTGACGACCTGCTTGGCCGGATCGGTCGCATGCCCTTGCCACCTTACATCAAACGGGATGCCGCCGATCCGGATGATGCTGACCGCCGGCGCTACCAGACCGTCTACGCAAAGTCGCAGGGGGCCATTGCCGCACCGACCGCCGGCCTGCATTTTACCGATACGATTTTAAACCGCATCCGCGAAAAGGGGGTGACCATCACGCCGGTAACCCTGCATGTGGGGTACGGCACCTTTGTCCCGGTGCGAGTGGGCGATATCCGCGATCATCGTATGCACGAGGAGTGGTTCTCCATCTCCACCGAAACGGCACGGCAGGTCAACCAGGCCAAGGACGAGGGGCGCCGCGTGGTGGCCGTGGGGACCACCAGCGTGCGCACCCTGGAGTATGCCGCACGGGAGAATGGCCGCTTGTTGCCCGGCTCCGGCCGTTGCGACCTGTTCATCTATCCCGGTTACACCTTTCGGATCATTGACGCCATGATCACCAATTTCCATCTGCCCAAATCGACCCTGCTCATGTTGGTCTCGGCCTTTGCCGGACGGAAAACCATGCTGCAGGCATACGCCGAGGCGGTACGGGAGAAATATCGTTTTTTCAGTTATGGGGATGCGATGATGATTGAATAG
- the tgt gene encoding tRNA guanosine(34) transglycosylase Tgt: MLDFNLIAQSGAARAGEFSTAHGNIKTPVFMPVGTQATVKALTPEELEAAGAQIILSNTYHLYLRPGTDIIGRFDGLHRFMHWDRPILTDSGGFQVFSLAKLRKLTEKGYRFQSHIDGSKHMLSPETSIKVQIALNSDIIMCLDQCLEHPATREQAVAALELTSRWARRCKTFWEDRTGRRNHLFGIVQGGMFADLRQRSAEEITAIDFPGYAIGGLSVGEPKELMMEMAAHTLPLLPADRPRYIMGVGTPEDLVELVGLGADMFDCVMPTRNARNGQLFTEQGTINICNARFRDDTGPVDPACDCYTCRHYSLAYLRHLYMAREILAYRLNTIHNVHYYVNLVKAMREAIMAGTFKAFKDAFYAKRGKIEPAWF; this comes from the coding sequence ATGCTTGATTTCAATCTAATCGCTCAATCCGGTGCTGCCCGCGCAGGCGAGTTCAGCACCGCACACGGAAACATCAAGACTCCCGTCTTCATGCCCGTCGGCACCCAGGCCACGGTCAAGGCGCTGACACCGGAAGAGCTCGAGGCCGCAGGGGCCCAGATCATTCTGAGCAACACCTACCATCTCTATCTGCGGCCCGGCACGGACATCATCGGCCGCTTCGACGGGCTGCACCGCTTCATGCACTGGGACCGGCCGATTTTGACCGACAGCGGCGGGTTCCAGGTTTTCTCCCTGGCCAAACTGCGCAAGCTCACCGAAAAGGGGTACCGGTTCCAGTCCCACATCGACGGATCCAAGCACATGCTCTCGCCGGAAACCTCCATCAAGGTACAGATCGCGCTCAACTCGGACATCATCATGTGCCTCGACCAGTGTCTCGAACATCCGGCCACCCGCGAACAGGCCGTGGCGGCCCTGGAACTAACCTCCCGCTGGGCCCGGCGCTGCAAGACTTTCTGGGAGGATCGCACCGGGCGGCGCAACCATCTTTTCGGCATCGTCCAGGGGGGCATGTTCGCCGACCTGCGGCAGCGCTCGGCCGAGGAGATCACCGCCATCGACTTTCCCGGTTACGCCATCGGCGGATTGAGCGTGGGCGAACCCAAGGAACTGATGATGGAAATGGCTGCCCACACCTTGCCCCTTCTGCCGGCCGACCGGCCGCGCTACATCATGGGGGTGGGCACGCCCGAGGACCTGGTGGAACTGGTCGGGCTGGGCGCCGACATGTTCGACTGCGTCATGCCCACAAGAAACGCCCGCAACGGCCAGCTGTTCACCGAACAGGGCACGATCAACATCTGCAACGCCCGTTTCCGGGATGACACGGGACCGGTGGATCCGGCGTGCGATTGCTACACCTGCCGCCATTACAGCCTGGCCTACCTGAGGCATTTGTACATGGCCCGCGAGATCCTGGCCTACCGGCTCAACACGATCCACAATGTTCACTACTATGTGAACCTGGTCAAAGCGATGCGCGAGGCAATCATGGCGGGAACGTTCAAAGCATTTAAAGACGCATTTTATGCGAAGCGTGGGAAGATCGAACCCGCTTGGTTTTAG
- a CDS encoding IS110 family transposase, giving the protein MNKIVKYVGLDVHKDSITIAIADEGRDGNVRVYGKISNDLGQIDNVMRKLISQNAELHCVYEAGPCGYPIYRHLTSKGIDCVVVAPALIPKKTGDRVKNDRRDATHLATLHRSGELTPVYVPDQADEALRDLVRARKDIQISLRKVKQQINAFLLRQGISYPGKSKWGKAHLNWLAELKMQHPAQHIALTEYLDAMEDHEARVKRIEKAIEQCCQTSRLLPVIEALQALRGISLLSAVTVVAELGDLSRFDTPAQLMAYLGLIPSEHSSGGTIKKGPITKTGNTHARRTLIESAQAYRMPARKSKAIRKRQEGLPDDVLDIAWNAQLRLCHRYRRLIAKGKNHNVVITAIARELAGFIWAIARAVPIVAAER; this is encoded by the coding sequence ATGAACAAGATAGTAAAGTATGTTGGTTTAGATGTCCACAAAGATTCGATTACCATTGCTATCGCCGATGAAGGACGTGACGGAAACGTTCGAGTGTATGGAAAAATCAGCAACGACCTGGGGCAGATTGATAACGTCATGCGAAAACTGATTTCACAAAACGCCGAATTGCATTGTGTTTACGAAGCAGGTCCGTGCGGATATCCGATCTATAGGCATTTAACAAGCAAGGGGATCGATTGCGTTGTCGTTGCTCCAGCGTTGATCCCCAAAAAAACAGGTGATCGGGTTAAGAATGATCGCCGTGATGCAACCCACCTGGCGACGCTCCACCGTTCCGGAGAACTGACGCCGGTGTATGTCCCCGATCAGGCCGATGAAGCGCTTCGTGACCTGGTACGTGCACGAAAAGACATCCAAATATCGCTCCGCAAAGTCAAACAACAGATCAATGCCTTTTTATTGCGACAAGGAATCAGTTATCCAGGTAAAAGCAAATGGGGTAAAGCTCATTTAAATTGGCTGGCGGAGCTGAAAATGCAGCATCCTGCCCAGCATATTGCCCTTACCGAATACCTGGACGCCATGGAAGACCATGAGGCCCGCGTTAAGCGCATCGAAAAAGCGATTGAGCAATGTTGCCAAACCAGTCGACTGCTTCCGGTTATCGAGGCTCTGCAAGCGCTCAGGGGGATTTCTTTGCTCAGCGCGGTGACCGTCGTCGCTGAACTGGGGGATCTGAGCCGTTTCGATACGCCGGCACAGCTGATGGCCTATTTGGGTCTGATCCCATCGGAGCATTCAAGCGGTGGCACCATCAAAAAAGGCCCCATTACCAAAACCGGCAATACCCATGCCCGCAGGACGTTGATCGAATCGGCTCAGGCCTATCGTATGCCGGCCCGGAAAAGTAAGGCGATCCGTAAACGCCAGGAAGGCTTGCCGGACGATGTTTTGGATATTGCCTGGAATGCACAGCTACGACTATGCCACCGCTACCGCAGGTTGATTGCAAAGGGCAAAAACCATAACGTGGTCATCACCGCGATTGCACGCGAGTTGGCCGGTTTCATCTGGGCCATTGCCCGGGCTGTTCCAATCGTGGCCGCTGAAAGATGA